Proteins from one Sabethes cyaneus chromosome 2, idSabCyanKW18_F2, whole genome shotgun sequence genomic window:
- the LOC128736691 gene encoding Bardet-Biedl syndrome 1 protein homolog, producing MFLSKTKAAEKWLDAQCDGTAALHTLPSCMSLCDLKNDNYYQLIIVDVPLFDFESKPKLKVYKGTNLTSEQNLPGIPSAVESLYINEQEPKIPIIAVAIASSVLFYRNMKPYYKYTIPGMTIEPLEVDVWNKLPLERPENLDKLIESLRNLSLSQLTEQSQELLSLPEDKRAAFIADNTDRQLERFSVITAMTSIKKAVSESKSASCLVLATEAGDILFLDTQAFVLLHLARACSFQGTPSMISGSGQYDIDFRLVISTREGSLCLLRKGWLVGQHIVKLDHPAAGLALLPIDQTIVVVCMNNQLLCYSKKGKKLWSVTLPQPAVCMTPVCLPHLGINLVCVALRGGLVQFYCQKKLVDQFYAPETVSALTFGRLGQEEHVLILVTSDGSLIVKILKRTAEFPTTENIYEIKTASEEASGNLQIPKKTKIFVEQTLREKDHAAAIHSSFQSELWRMRLTAARTTVDVINSADSNMSGDLGMAAIKMAAEVLGLGPVFKLFLMVENISNRKEASGLNMLIQADHRHYQVERPYLQLPMLVPGAPLKLDFKVTAVTDPSDGLAPIDLTPENAFIRVLVFKTGHSKPLIASTVVMPQPEPQILTTF from the exons ATGTTTCTGAG CAAAACGAAAGCAGCAGAAAAATGGCTGGATGCCCAGTGCGACGGAACGGCTGCCCTGCACACTCTACCGTCGTGCATGTCCCTGTGCGATCTCAAAAACGACAACTACTACCAGCTGATAATCGTTGACGTTCCGTTGTTCGACTTTGAGTCCAAACCGAAACTTAAAGTCTACAAAGGAACCAACCTAACCAGCGAACAAAACCTACCAGGAATCCCTTCCGCCGTAGAGAGTCTTTATATCAACGAACAGGAACCGAAAATCCCGA TTATTGCGGTGGCCATTGCTTCATCTGTCCTATTTTACCGAAACATGAAACCATACTACAAGTACACCATCCCGGGAATGACCATCGAACCATTGGAAGTCGACGTGTGGAATAAACTCCCGCTTGAGCGACCCGAAAACTTGGATAAACTGATCGAAAGCCTACGCAATCTAAGCCTCTCCCAACTGACCGAGCAATCACAGGAACTACTGTCACTACCGGAGGACAAACGAGCGGCCTTTATCGCCGACAACACCGACCGTCAGCTGGAGCGTTTTTCCGTCATCACCGCAATGACGTCGATCAAAAAAGCCGTTAGTGAAAGCAAATCGGCATCCTGTTTGGTCCTGGCAACGGAAGCCGGCGATATTCTGTTTCTAGACACGCAAGCTTTCGTACTGCTGCACCTGGCGCGTGCTTGCTCATTCCAGGGTACTCCTAGTATGATCTCCGGAAGCGGTCAGTACGACATCGATTTTCGGCTTGTCATATCGACCCGAGAGGGCTCGCTCTGTCTGCTGCGCAAAGGTTGGCTGGTTGGTCAGCACATTGTCAAACTGGACCATCCGGCGGCCGGTTTAGCACTGCTGCCGATCGATCAGACGATCGTCGTAGTCTGTATGAACAATCAACTGCTCTGCTACTCGAAGAAGGGTAAAAAACTTTGGTCGGTAACGCTGCCCCAACCGGCGGTTTGCATGACTCCGGTTTGTTTACCACATCTGGGTATCAATCTGGTTTGCGTTGCTCTACGAGGAGGTCTGGtgcagttttactgtcagaagAAACTGGTCGATCAGTTTTATGCTCCGGAGACCGTCTCGGCACTGACCTTCGGCAGACTCGGTCAGGAGGAGCACGTACTGATACTGGTCACTTCCGATGGTTCACTGATTGTGAAGATCCTCAAGCGCACGGCTGAGTTTCCGACTACGGAGAATATCTACGAAATCAAAACGGCCAGCGAGGAAGCCTCTGGTAACTTACAGATACCAAAGAAGACGAAGATTTTTGTCGAGCAAACCCTACGGGAAAAAGATCACGCAGCAGCGATTCACAGTTCGTTCCAGTCGGAACTATGGAGAATGCGATTGACGGCTGCTCGCACAACGGTTGACGTCATCAATTCAGCTGACAGCAATATGTCCGGCGATCTAGGAATGGCAGCCATCAAgatggctgctgaagttctagGTTTGGGACCAGTTTTCAAGCTGTTTCTGATGGTGGAGAATATTTCCAACCGTAAGGAAGCCAGTGGCTTAAACATGCTGATCCAAGCAGATCACCGGCACTATCAGGTGGAACGGCCGTATCTGCAGCTACCGATGTTGGTACCTGGAGCTCCGCTGAAGCTGGATTTCAAAGTAACGGCCGTAACGGACCCTAGCGATGGGTTGGCACCGATTGATTTAACTCCGGAAAACGCCTTCATCCGGGTGCTGGTATTCAAGACGGGACAT TCAAAGCCGCTGATTGCTTCGACCGTAGTGATGCCACAACCGGAACCACAGATTTTGACTACGTTTTAG